From the genome of Terriglobales bacterium:
TGGGAGACGCATGTGCCGGTACGCTCGCAAGACGAGGTCGGCCAGCTCGCCGAGTCCTTCAACCAGATGACCCGCCACCTGGTGGAGCAGCGCGAGCGCCTGGTGCAGGCGGAGCGGGTGGCAGCGTGGCGCGAACTGGCCCGCCGCCTCGCCCACGAACTCAAGAACCCGCTCTTCCCGCTGCAGATCACGGTGGAGAACCTGCTGCGCGCGCGCGAGCAGAACCCGGGCCAGTTCGACGAGGTCTTCCGCGAGAGCGCTGCCACGCTGCTGGCCGAGATCGCCAACCTGAAGACCATCGTGGGTCGCTTCAGCGACTTCGCCAAGATGCCGCGCCCGCAGCTCCAGAGCGTGCGCGTGAACGAGGTCGCGGAGGGCGTGATGAAGGTCTTCGCGGCGCAACTGGCGGCGCCGGGCCGATCCGCCATTACCTCACGCCTGGAGCTTGACCCCGCGCTGGAGATCATCCAGGCCGATCCCGACCTGCTGCACCGCGCCCTCTCGAATCTCGTCCTCAACGCCATGGATGCCATGCCCCAGGGCGGCACGCTGACTCTAAGGACGACACCACAGGAGAACGGCGTGCGCATCGAAGTCGGCGATACCGGCGAAGGCCTGACCCCGGAAGAGTGCGAGCGCCTGTTCACTCCCTACTACACCAGCAAGCAGCACGGCACCGGGCTGGGGCTGGCCATCGTGCAGTCGGTGGTCAGCGACCACGGCGGCCGGATCACAGTCGCCAGCCAGCCCCGTCGCGGCACCACCTTCCGCATCGAACTCCCGCTGCAGCCGCCGGAAGCGGCGCGAGGTCCCGAACATGCCTGAAGAAACCAAGCCCGCGCCTCTGCGCGCGCACCTGCTCATCATCGACGACGACCCCAACACCCTGGCCTCGCTGGCGCGCGCCTTCCGCCTGGCCGGGCACGAGGCCACCGTATGCGACCGCGGCCAGCGCGCCCTGGAGCTGGTGAAAACGCAGTCCTTCGACCTGATCCTCTCCGACGTGGTCATGCCCGGCAAGGACGGCCTGGCGCTGCTGGAGGAGATCAACAACCTGGGAGTGGCGACGCCGGTGGTGATGATGTCGGGGCAGGCGCACATCGAGATGGCGGTGCGCGCCACCCGCCTGGGCGCGGTGGACTTCCTGGAAAAGCCGCTTTCCACGGAGAAACTTCTGCTGACGGTAGAGAACGCCCTGCGCCTCACCCGCCTCGAAGAAGAGAACAAGCAACTGCGGGGGCGACTGGGCGGACCGGAGATCGTCTTCACCGGCGACATCATGCGCCGGCTGATGGCGCAGGTAGAGCGCGTGGCCGCCAGCGAGACCCGCGTCTCGATCCTAGGCGAGACCGGGACCGGCAAGGAACTGGTGGCGCGGGCCCTGCACGAGCGCAGCCCGCGCAAGGCCGGGCCCTTCGTCACCCTGAACTGCGCGGCGGTGCCCGCGGAACTGATCGAGTCCGAGCTCTTCGGTCACGAGAAAGGGGCGTTCACGGGCGCGGGCGCGCGCCACCTGGGCAAGTTCGAGCAGGCCAACCGCGGCACCCTCTTTCTCGACGAGATCGGCGACATGCCCCTGCCCATGCAGGCCAAGCTGTTGCGCGTGCTGGAGCAGGGCGAGGTGGAGCGCGTGGGCGGCAGCGGGCCCATCGCCGTGGACGTGCGCGTGATCGTCGCCACCCACCACGACCTGGAGCAACTGGTGCGCGAAGGGCGCTTCCGCCAGGACCTCTTCCACCGCATCTACGTCTTCCCTCTGACGCTGCCGCCGCTGCGCGAGCGGCGCGAGGAGATCCCCGCGCTGGTGGAGCACTTCGCCCGCCGCATCGCCGAGCAGAATGGATGGAAGCCCATGAGCTTCTCGGCGGAAGCCATCGCCGAGCTGGAGCGCTATGCCTGGCCGGGCAATGTGCGCGAATTGCGCAACGTGGTGGAGCGGCTGATGCTGCTGGCCACCGACGACATAGACGCCGCTACTGTGCGCCTGGCCCTGCCCTCCGACGCTGGCGCTCCCGGCGCTCCGGTCGCGGCGAGCGGCAGTCTGAGCGAACGCGCGGACGCCTTCGAGCGCGCCACGATCCTGGCGGAACTGGAGCGCCAGCGCCATCACATCACCAACACCGCCAAGGCGCTGGGGCTGGAGCGCAGTCATCTCTACAAGAAATGCCAGCAGTTGGGCATCGACCTGAGCGCCGTGAGGAAGGAACGGTAAGCCGGCATGACAGTTTGACTTACCTCCGGCCCCCTCCTAGCATCCTTAAGTAGGGTGAGGAAAAGGGGACTTTCCCCATGGGCGGCGAGGCGTCGCGCGCGAGCCAGCCGGGCGGGCGTAGGCTCGGCCATTACCGCATGCTGGAGAAGATCGGCGCGGGCGGCATGGGCGAGGTGTACC
Proteins encoded in this window:
- a CDS encoding ATP-binding protein, producing the protein FLRAEPLPAGPVLALESVRVVRVADKNLYLVGGERLDREFLGTLTLPQGMRALLYSNLTPAFVPGALTDSAGPVPQVLKLLPLVQQVQQQRQAVIATVDWDGDPANSEVFHALPLMGLQNEVLGVLLVGSSRRDLVLLDRYIRSVALLVGGAGILLALVLSGWAARRVTRPVEELAEAANQVAAGRWETHVPVRSQDEVGQLAESFNQMTRHLVEQRERLVQAERVAAWRELARRLAHELKNPLFPLQITVENLLRAREQNPGQFDEVFRESAATLLAEIANLKTIVGRFSDFAKMPRPQLQSVRVNEVAEGVMKVFAAQLAAPGRSAITSRLELDPALEIIQADPDLLHRALSNLVLNAMDAMPQGGTLTLRTTPQENGVRIEVGDTGEGLTPEECERLFTPYYTSKQHGTGLGLAIVQSVVSDHGGRITVASQPRRGTTFRIELPLQPPEAARGPEHA
- a CDS encoding sigma-54 dependent transcriptional regulator, translating into MPEETKPAPLRAHLLIIDDDPNTLASLARAFRLAGHEATVCDRGQRALELVKTQSFDLILSDVVMPGKDGLALLEEINNLGVATPVVMMSGQAHIEMAVRATRLGAVDFLEKPLSTEKLLLTVENALRLTRLEEENKQLRGRLGGPEIVFTGDIMRRLMAQVERVAASETRVSILGETGTGKELVARALHERSPRKAGPFVTLNCAAVPAELIESELFGHEKGAFTGAGARHLGKFEQANRGTLFLDEIGDMPLPMQAKLLRVLEQGEVERVGGSGPIAVDVRVIVATHHDLEQLVREGRFRQDLFHRIYVFPLTLPPLRERREEIPALVEHFARRIAEQNGWKPMSFSAEAIAELERYAWPGNVRELRNVVERLMLLATDDIDAATVRLALPSDAGAPGAPVAASGSLSERADAFERATILAELERQRHHITNTAKALGLERSHLYKKCQQLGIDLSAVRKER